The Pseudomonas alkylphenolica genomic sequence CGGATCATTGTCCTGCGACCCACGCCAGGCCATGTGCAGTTCAAAACTCTGCACCTCAACCGGTGGATCGTCGGCTCGCAAACCACCAGCCGCTGTCAGCACTTCGGCCGTATAGTCAGGCACAGTGGCGAGAATATCGGTACCCGTCAGCAAGCTACCCAGCCCATTGAACTGCGGCACCGCCAAAACCACATGTCGCTTTCGCCCAAGCTTTTCCAGAACTTCATCCATAAACCCACCCAGGTCGCCCGCAAAGGACACCAGCGCATGCGGCCGGGCGCAGAAGTCGTCGAGGCTCAGGCTGCCCGGCATGCTGTCGGCGCGCAGCACTTTGGGTTTGCTGCGGCGCAGCACTTTGCGCTTGGCGTTGGCGGGCAGGTCGCTGGTCCAGCTGACACCGACCGAGATCTCGCCGCTGGCCAGCAAGGCCGGCATCAACAGGTAGTTGACCCGCCGCACCACCAGGACCACGCCCGGTGCTTCGGCGCGTATGCGCTTGAGCAATTGCGGCAACAAGGCGAATTCGGCGTCGTCCGACAGGCCGATGCGAAACACGGTGGTGCTGGTGGCCGGGTCGAAGTCGGCGGCGCGGCTGACTGCGGTGGAGATCGAGTCCAGGGCCGGGGACAGCAGGGCGAAGATTTCCACGGCGCGCGCCGAGGGCTCCATGCTGCGCCCGGTACGCACGAACAACGGGTCGTCAAACAGGCTGCGCAGGCGCGACAACGCGGCGCTGATCGCCGGCTGGCCGAGAAACAGTTTTTCGGCGGCGCGGGTCACGCTGCGTTCGTGCATCAACGTCTCGAAGACGATCAGCAGGTTCAGGTCGACGCGACGCAAGTCGTTACGGTTCATCGGCTCGGTTTCACTGGACGTTTGGGGCAGGGGTGAATCTTAAGGGTAAAGGCTGCTACCCTGCACCGCATAATTTGCTGGCAGCGGTATTACCAGCAATCAATGACAGGCATGTTGACTATTAATGGCCACAGATGGTCTAACGGTAAAAGCCCGGATAGAGTTCAGGGTATTAGAGTTTCACTAGGCGAGGTTTGCGATGTCCCGCATGATCCGTTTCCACAAGTTTGGCCCGGCCGAGGTGCTCAAGATCGAAGAGCAGGCCGCGCCGCAGCCGGCTGCCGGCGAGGTGCAGATCCGCGTTGAAGCGATCGGCATCAGTTGGTACGACGTGCTCTGGCGCCAGAACCTGGCGCCGTCCCAGGCACGCTTGCCAGCCGGCATGGGTCATGAAATGGCGGGCGTGGTCAGCGCGGTAGGCGAGGGTGTCGACGACCTGCAAGTCGGTGACAAGGTGGCCAGCTTTCCGGCTGCCAGCGCCAACGACTATCCGGTGTACGGCGAGGTCATCGTGTTGCCGCGCAACGCCGTGACCCGCTACCCGGAACACCTCACCCCGGTCGAAGCCAGCGTGCATTACACGCCGTTGCTGATGGCCTACTTCGCCTATGTCGACCTGGCCCGGGCCAAGGCCGGGCAGACAGCCCTGGTCACCGATGCCAGCCACTGTGCGGGGCCGGCCTTCGTGCAGATGGGCAAGGCGTTGGGCCTGAAGGTTTTCGCCGCGACCAAGGAAGCCGAAGAGCGTGACTACCTGCTTTCGCTCGGCGCCGAGAAGGTTATCGTCACCGAGGAACAGGACCTGCTCATGCAGGTCAACAAGTACACCGGCAACCGTGGCGTCGATATGGTTCTCGATGGCCTGGGCGGTCCGCAGATGTCGTTGCTCGGCGATGTGCTGGCGCCGCGCGGCAGCCTGGTGCTGTATGGCCTGCAGGGTGGCAACCAGACACCGTTCCCGGCGTGCGCGGCGTTTCAGAAGAACATCCAGTTCTTCGTGCATTGCATTGGCAACTTCACCGGCAAACCGGAGCTGGGTATCAGCCAGGACCAGGTGGCGTTGCAACGAGCACTGCGTGACATCAACCAGTTCACCGCCGACAAGCTGCTGACCCCGCAAATTATCAAGACTTACCCCTTCGAACGTGTGGTCGAAGCGCATCGCTACATGGACGAATGCCCATGCGGTGGACGTCTGGTGCTGGAAATAGCCAGCGCCTGAAGTTGCAGGTAGAAACAAGCCCGGGCTGTGCTCGGGCTTTTTTGTGCCTTTTTCCTATGTGAGTTTCGGATATTTCAATCAAGTACATTGCCTGCGCAATGCAGATAAGTTCGCTATGTTCAAATTTGTCGGAAAATCTACCGTCGCTGGCTGAAAGCAAGCAGAAAGCTGTTTGAATCTGAACGGATTTTTTACCGGGTTCTGTATCTTTTATTCATCAGCCAACACCCGATAATAACCTGTCGTTTGTGCACTCAAGGAGTGAGTTGTGATGAAGCAAGGTCCGGTTGTTCAGGCTGTCGGTGGCTTTGGTGTGGGTGAGTTCGCCTGGTTGAATTGGCAGGTCAGCAAGTTTCTGTAGGAACTTGTGGGAAGTTTCCTAGGATATTAGACGGGTCTTTATTTCTGCTGATTGAATGATTTCGCAGGAGCGATTTCTTTCAGGCGGTCGTAACTGAAATTCAGGTGGGCGTTATGGGCAGTATTCACGATCAGGCCATGCAGTATATATATCAGCAAGTATTGCAACGATTGCTTGAGCATTTGTCGCAGGCGCAAAAGGCCTCGCTGCAGCTATTGATTCAGCGGCTGATTGTGGCCGCCGGCGGGGTCGAGCGTATCAAGGGATTGCGCTTGATGTTCGTGCTCGATGCCAGCTTGTCCAGCGCCCAGGCCCTTGCCTGTTTACGCGCGGCGCAGCTGAGTATTGCCGCACGATCCCCGGCGACGTTCCATCTGCGTATTGCCACTGCCTGGCAAGCCGGGATGAGCACAACCGCCCTGGCAAACATCGATAGCACGTTCTCCAGGTTGTTTATGCATGATGATCCGCGCGTCGATTTGCTGGTGCTCGATGCCGGCGAACTGTTGCCTTACGACAGCCGTCGAGTACCGTCCAGCGACCAGCAGCAGGCAGAGCGGCAGGAATGGTTGCTGTGCGGGCATCTGTCGAGTGACGGGCCGTTGCTGGCGAACTTTGCCAGCCATGGCTATCTGCATCTGGCTGAACTAGCCCTGCAGGCAATGCGCTGCAAGGGCGGTGTGGATGCCATTATCAGTACCGAGTCGCTCGCTGATCGCAAGCGCTACCTGGCCTGGAGCCGGCGCTCATTGCGTGATGCGGAGTTGCTCGGGGTACGTCCGATCCACAGCTGTGCCATCTCGTTGCTGGAAGGGATGAGTGAACTGCGCGCCCGCTATTGGAACCTGTTGCAGGGGCGCGAGCCTGCGCCTGCGGTGCTGCCTGGCCCTGATGCGGACTGTCGGCCGGCGTTGCGCTTTATCGCCATCGATGACCTGGTGTCTGATCGTGATTCCCACCAGGGTGAACGGCTGAGTCGCTTTCTGGGCCATCGTTTCGACGAGCAGGCCTTTCCCTGTGAACGCTCGGGGGGTGCCAATCCCTTGCTGTTGGCCCACCTGCAAGGGCTGCAGGCGGAATTCATCGATGACACGCACTATCGTGACGGTATCGAGCGCTACCTGCAGCAAACCCGTCAGGTAATGCAGCGCAACGCGCTAGCGCAATCTGTGCAGACCCGGGTGCTCAATCACTGGCAACCGGGGGTACTGGAACTGCGGCGTAGCGAGGCGAATGATTTCGCCCTGCAAGCGTATGGCCTGCGCGAAGCGCAACTGGTTTGCCAGTTGTTCAGTCCTTTTGTCGGGCAGGGCCTGAAGCTGGAAGCTTTTCTGCGCCGCTGCCACTCCGGCATGCTGGTTGCCGTCCCATATTTGCACAAGGCGTTGCGCAGGCAACCGGCGCCGGAACCGGTGGTGCAGTGGTTGGTGGATACCAGCGGCTTGCCGCTGGTCATGCTGCAACAGCTCTATGCCCGCGAGCCATTGGCCGAACGTCCCGCCGACTGCCTGTTGAACCGTTTGCGAGTGCGGGGTGCCGATCTGCGTCATCTGCAGGCTGACCGTGCGAACGGCATGCGGCACAGGGGTGATCAGGTTGGCAGCCCTTGATGAAGCGAGCGACCAAAACCAGCGTGTTTGCCTATCAGGCGGTGTATCGCTACCTGGTTGAACTGATTGCCCAGATGGCGCCGGGCAGCTACAACAAGCTGCCTTCGCTACGGGATCTGTCGCAGCGTTTGAATGTTTCGATCTCGACCATCCAGTACGCCTACTCGTTGCTTGAGCACGAAGGGCGCGTACAGTCGGTGCCCAAGTCCGGCTATTTTGCCAGGGGCGGTGCGCTGGCGGTGCAGGCACTGGCTGATGAGCACTTGTTGCAGGATCTGCAGCAGCATGCCGGCAGCCCGCAGCTGCTGGAGTTTAGTGGCGTGCAATCCCTGCCTTCACTGGAGTCGAACTTACTGGCGGTCGAGCGCCAGCTGTTGCGCCAGAGTCCACGGCCTGCCGGGCTTGTACATCCGTGTGGCGAGCTCGAGCTGCGCACCGCGCTGGCGGCGCGCTATACCCGTTCCGTGCAGCTGTACTGGAATGCCGAAGATGTTTATCTGGCGCTGGACCTTCGCTCGCTGTTCGAGACGATGCTGGCAGCCCTGGAGCTGCAAGGCTGCACGATTGTGGTGACTGCGCCGTGTTCCTGGCGTTTGCTGAGGATCTTGCGGGTCAGCGGGTTACGGGTCATCGAGTTGCCGTTGGGCAGTGACGGGGCGCTGGACCTTGAGCGTTTTGCCAGGGTGCTGCAGCGCGAGCCGGTGCGCATGGTCATGCTCGCCTCGCGCCTGAACAGCCCTCATGGCAGCCTGGTGCCGCTGGCACAGCATCAGGCGATTGCCCAGTTGCTGGCTGAGCACGGGGTGTGGCTGCTGGAAAACGACCTGGAGTCCGAGTACTGCTTTGCCGCACCGCCACAGCGCTGCCTGCGCGAAATGGTCGACCCGCAGCGATTGCTGGTGTTCTCGTCACTGGAGCGCACGGTGGGGGCCGAAGCGCCGTATGCCTACCTGTTGTCGCGCCATTGCCCGCGGCAACTGCAGCATCAATTTCTGGCCCGGGGCTTTCGCTTGCCGCCTTTGCGTCAACAGGCAGTGGCCCGGCTGTATGCCAAGGGGCGCATCGACCTCCATCTGGAGCAGGCACGCTTGCGCCTGCATGAGCGCGTCACCCACCTGTATCGGCAGATGCAGGTGCAACTGGGCGCTCATTTGCACTTTCAGATGCCGGCGGGAGGGGCAACGATCTGGGCGCAAGCGCGGACGCCGCTGGACATCCGCGCCCTGTTTCATCGCATGCTGGATCAGGGGCTGGTGATCGCGCCGGGTGAGCTGTTCAGCCTGCAGGGGGATTATTGTCAGCATATGCGTCTGGGCTGGCCACCAACGCCACACGATGATCTGCAGGGTGGGTTGAGTGTGTTGCGTGAGGTGTTGCAGCGGCTCTAGAAGGCCAGCAGGTAACGCAAGGTCAACTGGTCACCTTCGGCGCGATTGCGTGCCCCGGATTCGCTGTAGTAGTTGACGAACACGCTGTGCCCGCCGGTGCTGTAACGCACCCCGGGCCCGAAGCCGAACACCTGCTCTTTGGAGTCCTGCTGACGATGGCCGTCGATGCGGTCGGCACTGATCTGTTTGAGGTGGTAACCGGCCAGGCCCACACGCCAATGATCGTCCAGGGCGTAGGAGGCGGCAAAGTTGCTGTGCACGGCTTCACCGGGCTGGATGTCACTGGCTTGCAGGCGTTCGGCCGGGCTGTCGTTGCGGCTGTTCCAGGCGTAGTGCAGGCGACCGCTGAACTCCAGGCGCTCGCTGGCCAGCCAGGTGAAGGCGTAGTGCGGGCTGAAGGTCCAGACATTGCTGCCGGTATTGATCTGCGCGTTCTTGTCGTAATCACCGGTGGGCAGGGTGAAGACGAAGTTCAGGCGCTGCCAGAAGGGGCGGCCGAACAAGGTGACCGGGTCCCACTGCAGCAACAACGGGCTGACCACCAGGTCGCCCTGACGGGTACGGGTGCCTTGCGGGCCGCCGTCGATATCAAGGTCCAGGTGCACCAGTGGCAACAGCACTTCGGCACCGTAATAGGCGCCTGCGATGCGCTGCTCGCTGATGTAGGCGAAGTGCGGCAACACAGTGGCGCTGCGTACCCGCTGGCGCCCCGGTACCGAGTGGCCGCCGGCATCGACGCTCTGGTTGCTGCGGTTGTACTGGACTGGCAGCTCGAAGAGCATGCCGGGTTGGGTAATACCATCCAGAAAGCTGGTGTTGCCCAGGGGCAGGGGAGGCAGGCTGACGCTGTCGGCTTGGGCTTCCAGGCACATTAACGGCCAGAGCAGGCCAAGGGTGGGCAGGTGGGCTGCACGCATGCAAGAGTCTCTTGTCAGGTTTGATCAAAGCAGGTTGAAGGGGTAATCGAGGATCACCCGGTATTCGTCGGCGCTGGCGTTGCCGCGGGTATTGCCTGGGGCGGTGTAGCCGTCACCGGGACGATGACTGGCCCAGCGCAGGGTCAGGTTCAGGCCCTTGGCCGGGCCATCGGGCACGGCGTAGCGCAAGGCGATATCGCGCTCCCAGTGTTTGGCATGCTTGCCGTCGGGGTTGTAGATGTAGCCATAGCCGGGGCTTGCCGGATCGACACGGGTGAGGTCGGCTTCGCCGCGGGTGTAGCCGACACTCAACTGCAGGTTCGGCGCGCGCAGGGCTTGCAGGCTGGTCTGGTACTGCAGTTTCCAGGACTTTTCGCCGGGGCCGTTGAAGTCGGCGTACTGCATGGCGTTGTTCAGGTAGAGGAACGTCCGGTCGTTCTGGGCGAGAAAGTCGAACGGGGTGTCGCCATCGATCTTCTGCAACCCGAAGGTCAGCGACTGCGCACCCTGCGCCAGGGTCAGGCCGGCACTGTAGGCATCGTTGTCGATCGGCCCCAGCTGGCTGCGGCCCTGGTCACGCGTCTTGTAGTAGTGCAGGTAGGGCGTCAGACGCAGGGTGGGACTCAGCGCGAAGGTCTGGCTCACACCCAGGTAGTGCTGGTCCCACAGGTCTTCGAGGCGGCCGCTGTACCAAGTCAGGTTCAAAGCCTGGACGACGTTGTAGGTCGCGCCAAGCCAGGTCATGTGCGCGCTTTCGCGGTCAGGGGCGACCCCCGCCCGGTTGCCATTGCCGTAGGCGCTTTGCAGGTTGCTGTGGCCACTCTGGTTGCGCAGGCGGGTCGACTCGACCCAGCCGGCATCGAACATGAGCTGATCGATGCTGAAGTTTTTTACCGTCACCCCTCGATAGCTCTGCGGGAACAGGCGACTGCTGCCACTGGCGATCAGCGGGTTTTCCAGCAACTGGTCACCGACTTTGAGCAGGCTGTCGAAGGCACGAAATTTCAACGCCGCACCGGCAGCGGAAAACTCGTCTTGCGGTCGGCCCTGGCTGTCCAGCGGCATCAGGCCGGCACCGCCACTGCCGCCACCGCCGTCCAGCTTCAAGGCGCTGAAACCGTGCACATCCAGGCCGATGCCGACCAGGGTGTCGGTGTAGCCGGAGCGAAATGACAACAGCACGCCTTGCGCCCACTCGCGTTGATCGCGCCGTGCCGGGGTGTGGTGGTTGTCGCGGGCGAAGTAGTAATTGCGCAGCAGGCCGTTGAGGCTCGAGCCGCTGATCAATCCGGGGGCGATGGCTAGTTCCGCGTGCTGGCGCTGGGTCAGGTCGATGTTGATGTTGTCGCGTTGCCCGAGGGAGTTGTCGGCCTGGCTGGCCGTGGAGGCGCACACCAGACTCAGGGCCAGCAACGGTGATCGACTTGGGTTTACCCGGTTCATCAGTGCGGTGCCCCCAAATGCTGTCGTTGTTCTAGTGGTGGTACGTTATTCAGTCAAAATGTGTCGCCATCGACCACCTGAATCGAATAACTTGTGACTTTAGTGGGTTTATGGTGGTCGCGTAATCCACATGTTCGGACTTCTAAGTCCCATTTATGGAACGATCGAGAGTCCATGCATGATTGATCTGAATGAGTTGTTCGTGTACTTGAAGGTAGTCGAGCAGGGTGGCTTTGCCGCTGCCGCTCGCCAGTTGGGCATGCCCAAGTCGACCGTCAGCCGCAAGGTCGGCAGCCTGGAAGAGCGTTTGGGCTTTCGTTTGATCCAGCGTTCGACCCGCTATTTCCAAGTCACTGAAATCGGCCAGGACTACTATCGCCATTGCCAGGCGATGATGGCCGAGGTGGAGGCGGCGGAGAGTGTGGTGCAGCGCAACCGCGCCGAACCCTGCGGGACGATCCGCATCAGTTGCACCACGCTGCTGCTGAATTTCGCCCTGGCGCCGATGTTGGCCAGCTTCATGAGCCAGCACCCGCGGGTCGAACTCTATGTCAAATCCTTCAACCGCAAAGTCGATGTGATCAGTGAGGGCTTCGACCTCTCCCTGAGCCTGGCCTTTCTGCCGCTGGAGAACAGCGACCTGGTGATGAAGCCACTGGCTCGCTGCCCCCAGGTGCTGGTGGGTAGCCCGCAATTGCTGGCACGCCATGTGCTGCCGCAGTTTCCACTGCAGCTGGGCGAGTTGCCCAGTGTCGAATGGGAGCGCACCCGTGCCAGCAATACCTGGCAACTGAGCGATGGCGAGCAAGTGGTTGAAGTTCGCCATCGACCCCGGCTGATCAGCGACGACATCGCTACCTTCAAGCAGGCGCTGCTCGACGGCGTAGGGGTTGGCTGTGTGCCGCACTTTCTGGTGGCCAGCGAACTGCAGCAAGGGCAGCTGGTGCAGGTATTACCCGCATGGGCCCCGGCCGAGGGCGTAGTGGTGGCGATGTTTGCGTCACGGCGCGGGCTGCTGCCTTCGGTGCGGGCACTGATCGACTACCTTGACGAGGCTTTCCGGCAGGCCTGGGGGCAGCGCTGAACCGGCAGGTTGGCAAATCCCTTGAAGTGGCAATTTACATTCAGTGCGTATGATAATAAGGTTTAATCATACGATGTGTATGTATATTGTCACGTGAGCGCTGGCGAACGGAGTTTTTCGATAGGGAGAGTCGAGCATGTTCAATCTATACCGCGCGTTATTCCAGGCTCAGGGCACCAAGGGTTTTGCCTTGGCCGGCCTGCTGGCCCGCATCCCGTTGCCGATGACCGCAATCGGCATCATCACCATGCTGTCGCAACTGCGTGGCAGCTATGGCCTGGCCGGCGCTGTATCGGCCACTTTCGTGCTTACGTATGCCCTGATGTCACCCCAGGTCTCACGCCTGGTGGATCGTTACGGCCAACGCCGGGTGTTGCCGGCGGCTGCCGGTCTTAGCGTCGTGGGAATCTTGCTGCTGCTTGCCTGTACCTATTGGCAGGCAGCGGACTGGACGTTGTTTGTCGGCGCCGGGCTGGCCGGCTTCATGCCCAGCATGTCGGCGATGGTGCGTGCCCGCTGGACCGCCATCTACCGTGGCAAGGCACAACTGCAGACGGCCTATTCGCTGGAAACAGTGCTCGACGAAGTGACCTTCATCGCCGGCCCGCCGATTTCGGTGGGGTTGAGCGTGGCGGTGTTGCCGCAGGCGGGACCGCTGGCCGCCGCAGTGCTGTTGGCCATAGGCGTGTTTGCCCTGGTCGCTCAGGTGAGCACCGAGCCGCCAGTGGAAGGCGCTGCCGGGGCTGGACAACACGAAGTGTCAGTCTTCCGTCTTGCGGGCGTGCGTTTGCTGACGTTGCTGATGATCGTCATGGGCGTGATCGTCGGCACAGTGGACATCGTCAGCGTAGCCTTCGCCGAACAGGTGGGCTCTGCGGCTGCAGCGAGCGTGGTTTTATCGTGCTACGCCATTGGCTCATGCGTTGCCGGGCTGGTTTTCGGTGCGCTGAAGCTAAAGACACCGCTGCACAAGTTGCTCCTGCTGGGTAGTGTTGCGACGGCAGCGACCACTTTGCCACTGTTGTTCGCAGAGAACATTTTTGGCCTGTCGGTTGCGGTGCTGGTGGCAGGGCTGTTCTTCGCGCCCACCATGATTGTGGCGATGTCTCTGGTAGAGCGCATCGTACCGCACAGCAAGCTGACCGAAGGAATGACCTGGTTGCTGGCCGGGCTGAATATTGGTGTCGCTACCGGAGCTGCGGCATCGGGCCAGGTTGTCGATCTGCTGGGCGCCAAGGCCGGATTCAACGTAGCACTTTGTGCCGGCGTTGCGGTGTTGCTGGTAGCGCTTTGGGGGTATCAGCGCATGCGTGATCGGGTCGAACAGGTTCCTTGTTCCGTTTAATTGAGCGGCCTTCATGGTGCGTTGGCCGTAAGCGGTGGGCTTCTGAATCGCGGGGCTTGTCATCCCATCACTCGGTCATGACAATAGATACGCACTGTATGAATAAATACGCCTATGCCTACCTCTGGCTGCTTAGAACAGGAATAACCGGATGGCTCGCCGTACCCGCGCCGAAATGGAAGAAACCCGTGCCACGTTGTTGGCGACCGCACGCAAGCTTTTTACCGAGCGCGGGTATGCGGACACTTCGATGGATGACCTTACCGCGCTGGTGGGGTTGACCCGTGGTGCGCTCTATCATCACTTTGGTGACAAACAGGGGTTGTTGTCGGCAGTAGTGGCGCAACTGGACGCCGAGATGGATCAGCGTCTGCAGGCCATCACTGACACTGCCGAGGATGCATGGGAAGGCTTTCGCGATCGCTGTCGTGCCTATCTGGAGATGGCGCTGGAGCCTCAAATTCAGCGCATTGTCTTGCGCGATGCCAGGGCAGTGCTGGGGGGCGGCTCGCTGGATGGGCAACGTCACTGTGTGGAGTCGATGCAACTGCTGATCGACGACTTGATACAGCAAGGCATCGTTGCCAATGTCAATTCACAGGCCCTGGCATCCTTGATTTATGGCAGCCTTGCTGAAGTTGCGTTCTGGATTGCAAATGCAGAGGACGGCAATGCGCGGCTGGCACAAGGTGTTGCTGCGCTGGATTTGCTACTGCGTGGGATTCTGGTTAAACGGCAGGGTGAGGAGGAATGAGCGAAGGCGTCTTTGCTGGCTCGGGTTTTTGATAAAGCGTATTTATCGGCTGCTGACCGGCGGTCCGTATGCAGGTTGCCAATGCTACAGGTCTGTATGTATAAACAGTGCCATCAATGCCTGCCAGTAGCCTTGCCGTGATTGCCCACTCTGTCGACGACCCGTTCTATTACCTGCACAACTTCGAGCAAGTGCTGCAGTGGATTGCGCTGCGCTATGCCGATCTGCTGGATGACAGCGAGCGCGCCTTCATTGCCCAGTTCCCTGAGCAACCGCACGCTGCCCGGGCGTTGCTGGTGCGCATGGTGATGCGCAAAGGCGAGCTGTTTCGCCCCAGCAAGCTGGTCTATGAAGAAATCGGGCCGCCGCTGTCAGCCTTGCAGCCTTTGCTGGCGCGGGGCTGGGTCACCGACGCTAGCCACTTGAGTCTCGAACAGCTGTTTCAGGTGCTGCGCAAGGAAGAAATCGCCAGTGGTTTTGCGCCGCAACTGACGCGTCCGAGGGCGGCCAAGGCCGAGCTTTTCGCCCAGTTGCAAGCGCTCGAACTGCCGCCTCGGCCCTTGCAAGACTGGTTGCCAGGCTTCGCCGAACCGATCATTACCTTGCAGCTGCAAGCACTGTGTGATCGCTTTCGCCTGCTGTTCTTCGGCAACCTGTATCAGGACTGGTCGGAATTCGTCCTGGCAGACCTCGGCCTGCTGCGCTACGAGCAGGTGGCGTTCAGTGAAGAATCGCGGGCGCTGCGTCAACGTAGCGATGTTGACCTGGCCCTGGCGCTGCACCATTGCACCGAGTTGCTCGAGCTGGGCGCGCCGCTGTCGCAGGTGCTGGAGCAGGTCGAGTCACTGGACAGCGATAATCCCTGGCTGCTACGCCGTCGCTCGCGCCTGCTGTACCAGCTTGGTCAGCATAGCGAACGCCTGGGTGACTGGGACCTGGCGCTGCGGATCTACCCGCGCAGCCAGCACCCGCAAGCACGGATTCGGCGGATTCGGGTGCTCGAACGCAGTGAGCAGTGGGACCAGGCCCATGCCCTGGCTACGGAAGTTGCCGCACAACCCGCCAGTCCCATCGAAGTCCAGGCGCTGACGCGGATCCTGCCACGCCTGCAGCGCAAGCTGGGTGGGCCGCCGCAACGACGACGACGGGTGAAAACACAGACTGGCCTGATCGAACTGCAATTGCCGCTGGAGCAGGCGGCGCTGGGGGTGGAGCAGGCGGCGCAGCTGCACCTGCAAGAGCAGGGCAGTCAGGTGCATTACGTGGAGAACACCCTGTTCAACAGTCTGTTTGGCCTGTTGTGTTGGGAAGCCATTTTCGCGCCGTTGCCGGGCGCGTTCTTTCACCCGTTCCAGAGCGCCCCGCAAGACCTGCACGATCCAGAGTTTCAGGCGCGGCGCAGTGCCTTGTTCGCCGACTGTCTGGCGCAACTGGAGGATGGTCGCTACCGACAGACCATCCGCCGGCACTTCGTCAGCAAACAGGGCCTGCAGTCGCCCTTTGTCTATTGGCAGGTGCTCGACGAAACGCTGCTCGAACAGGCTCTGGCCTGCCTGCCAGCGCTGCACCTCAAACACTGCTTCGAGCGTTTGCTCGAAGACATCCAGAGCAACCGCGCCGGCATGCCCGACCTGATCCAGTTCTGGCCCGAACAGCAGCATTACCGAATGATCGAGGTCAAGGGGCCGGGTGACCGCCTGCAGGATAACCAGCTGCGCTGGATCGATTTCTGTAGCGAGCACGGCCTGCCGGTCGAGGTGTGCCATGTGCGCTGGATAACGCCGACACCATGAGTTATCGCGTGGCAGTGCGGGCATTGTGCGAGTTCAGCGCCAAGGTTGGCGATCTGGACTTGCGCTTCACTCCGTCGCCCACCGCCCAGGAGGGCATCAGCGGCCATCAGCGGGTGGTGGCCAGGCGTGGGCCGGAATTCGAGGCCGAGATCAGCCTGGAGGGGCAGTTTGGGAACTTGCAGGTGCGCGGCCGGGCCGATGGCTATGACCCGCAACTCAATCGCCTGGAGGAGATCAAGACCTACCGCGGCGACCTGGCGCGTCAGCCGGACAATCATCGGCAGTTGCACTGGGCCCAGGCCAGAGTCTATGGCTGGTTGCTCTGCCAGCAACGTCAGCTCAGCGAAATCACTCTGGCCCTGGTGTACCTGGATGTCGACAGCGATAGCCAGACCCTGATCGAACAGCGCTGCAGTGCGCTGGAGCTTGAGCAGTACTTCAACAGCCAGTGCGCGATCTTCCTGCACTGGGCCGAACAGCAAGTACAGCGGGTGGCCTTGCGCGACGGTGGACTGCAGGCACTGGCCTTTCCCTATGGTCAGATGCGCCGTGGTCAGCGCGATCTTGCCGAGACTGTGTACAAGGCGGTGAGTACCGGGCGCTGCCTGATGACCCAGGCCACCACCGGTATTGGCAAGACCCTCGGCACCCTGTTCCCGTTGCTCAAGGCCATGGTCCCGCAGCAGCTGGACAAAATCTTCTTTCTCACCGCCAAGACACCCGGCCGTGCCCTGGCCCTGGAAGCCCTGCATCAGCTCCACGACAGTGCTCCCAAGCTTGCCC encodes the following:
- a CDS encoding MFS transporter, which produces MFNLYRALFQAQGTKGFALAGLLARIPLPMTAIGIITMLSQLRGSYGLAGAVSATFVLTYALMSPQVSRLVDRYGQRRVLPAAAGLSVVGILLLLACTYWQAADWTLFVGAGLAGFMPSMSAMVRARWTAIYRGKAQLQTAYSLETVLDEVTFIAGPPISVGLSVAVLPQAGPLAAAVLLAIGVFALVAQVSTEPPVEGAAGAGQHEVSVFRLAGVRLLTLLMIVMGVIVGTVDIVSVAFAEQVGSAAAASVVLSCYAIGSCVAGLVFGALKLKTPLHKLLLLGSVATAATTLPLLFAENIFGLSVAVLVAGLFFAPTMIVAMSLVERIVPHSKLTEGMTWLLAGLNIGVATGAAASGQVVDLLGAKAGFNVALCAGVAVLLVALWGYQRMRDRVEQVPCSV
- a CDS encoding VRR-NUC domain-containing protein, yielding MIAHSVDDPFYYLHNFEQVLQWIALRYADLLDDSERAFIAQFPEQPHAARALLVRMVMRKGELFRPSKLVYEEIGPPLSALQPLLARGWVTDASHLSLEQLFQVLRKEEIASGFAPQLTRPRAAKAELFAQLQALELPPRPLQDWLPGFAEPIITLQLQALCDRFRLLFFGNLYQDWSEFVLADLGLLRYEQVAFSEESRALRQRSDVDLALALHHCTELLELGAPLSQVLEQVESLDSDNPWLLRRRSRLLYQLGQHSERLGDWDLALRIYPRSQHPQARIRRIRVLERSEQWDQAHALATEVAAQPASPIEVQALTRILPRLQRKLGGPPQRRRRVKTQTGLIELQLPLEQAALGVEQAAQLHLQEQGSQVHYVENTLFNSLFGLLCWEAIFAPLPGAFFHPFQSAPQDLHDPEFQARRSALFADCLAQLEDGRYRQTIRRHFVSKQGLQSPFVYWQVLDETLLEQALACLPALHLKHCFERLLEDIQSNRAGMPDLIQFWPEQQHYRMIEVKGPGDRLQDNQLRWIDFCSEHGLPVEVCHVRWITPTP
- a CDS encoding TetR/AcrR family transcriptional regulator, which codes for MARRTRAEMEETRATLLATARKLFTERGYADTSMDDLTALVGLTRGALYHHFGDKQGLLSAVVAQLDAEMDQRLQAITDTAEDAWEGFRDRCRAYLEMALEPQIQRIVLRDARAVLGGGSLDGQRHCVESMQLLIDDLIQQGIVANVNSQALASLIYGSLAEVAFWIANAEDGNARLAQGVAALDLLLRGILVKRQGEEE